One genomic window of Scylla paramamosain isolate STU-SP2022 chromosome 20, ASM3559412v1, whole genome shotgun sequence includes the following:
- the LOC135110118 gene encoding uncharacterized protein LOC135110118 gives MRTFLPVVWTAAATCVLAAPHPSPSTLPRISRARRSPQDSWDARQSHSVLPPPGLSLSSPHKEPTGPRGTSSTHPTHRTTRQLVSTPRRSSGKQEESQGSDDSSTSPALSTFFRALRSPLPENPEKDPEGPVKDTDARETTKRASLGYGAWNIILTALDSSKKGNEYLHTEPGDGVIQDTARPAGTAPGSARPFDGGSGGSGGAGGAGGSSSSSSSSSSSSASSVGKGLHNKDSTSAGKNKFGHAVGASISVNFPGATVVHGGASGGAGGVHGGGAGWSAAGGTGVAGQGGVSGGGNGASGVGTFGGSGGVAGIGKGMSGAGWASGGGGGGGGGGSGAAGVSGGSGGTGGNWNQQGGGNTHSGGNIQFGGAHTGGKGVHAGGGNTHLGGGGTHSGGGNTHLAGGDGHSGGGGTNSKGWASAGGGSVSGGAGGSAGGASGGSMGGGGGWQTGAVTGSKGTTGGHGGVTAGGGGWQAGGGSGSKGVTGGQVGVTAGGGGWQAGGVTGSKGVTGGVVAVTVRPCSGGGRCPGEYEYNTEAQGEDGDPWVTPWQEGDQNTIPASTTVPYGINLNGYTIIGGRGSKPFSLPYLLPRPPLSFSGGRGTGQQGIGGDSGVQSKLPGGWLQTTGPDAGRKKGGGSGGQGTGGQGISAGWQGTGGRGQGAWVGVTTAAGWQGTGGGGGTGAGKGTGAGQGTGGWQVTGGGQGTGGWQGTGAGQGTGGWQGTGGGQGTGGWQGTGGGQGTGGWQGTGGGHLPGCEGWVGVQGAGGAGQGGEGTRVGLLEVIEVRVFSSSVTS, from the exons ATG AGGACCTTTCTGCCGGTGGTGTGGACGGCGGCGGCGACCTGCGTCCTGGCGGCAccacatccctctccctccaccctgccTCGCATCTCCAGGGCCCGCCGCTCCCCTCAGGACTCATGGGATGCAAGACAGTCTCACTCGGTCCTCCCCCCGCCAGGACTGTCCCTTAGTTCCCCTCACAAGGAACCTACGGGACCTAGGGGAACCTCCTCCACGCATCCGACACATCGCACCACACGTCAGCTGGTCTCCACACCCCGCAGGTCCTCTGGCAAGCAGGAGGAGTCACAGGGCAGTGATGATTCGTCCACTTCTCCTGCGCTGTCTACCTTCTTCAGGGCCCTACGCTCCCCTCTCCCTGAAAACCCAGAGAAGGATCCTGAAGGACCCGTGAAGGATACCGATGCAAGGGAGACCACCAAGAGAGCCTCGCTGGGCTACGGGGCGTGGAATATCATCCTGACGGCGCTGGACAGTAGCAAGAAGGGCAACGAGTATCTGCACACGGAGCCAGGAGATGGCGTGATTCAGGACACTGCCCGGCCTGCTGGAACAGCCCCTGGAAGTGCCCGCCCCTTTGATGGAGGATCTGGAGGGTCTGGAGGGGCTGGGGGTGCTGgagggtcctcctcctcctcctcttcctcctcctcctcctccgcctcaagCGTGGGCAAAGGCCTTCACAACAAGGACTCCACCAGCGCGGGGAAGAACAAATTCGGACATGCCGTCGGGGCGTCCATCAGTGTGAACTTCCCCGGGGCCACCGTGGTGCACGGGGGCGCGTCAGGGGGTGCGGGAGGCGTGCATGGGGGAGGGGCAGGCTGGTCAGCAGCAGGAGGCACAGGGGTGGCAGGGCAAGGCGGTGTGTCCGGGGGCGGGAACGGGGCATCAGGGGTAGGAACGTTTGGGGGCAGCGGTGGTGTGGCAGGAATAGGGAAAGGGATGTCAGGGGCAGGGTGGGCGTctgggggcgggggcgggggaggtggaggtgggtcAGGTGCTGCAGGGGTATCGGGGGGGAGTGGCGGGACGGGAGGAAACTGGAACCAACAAGGAGGTGGTAACACACATTCAGGCGGGAACATTCAATTCGGGGGTGCCCACACAGGGGGAAAGGGTGTCCACGCAGGGGGCGGTAACACTCACCTCGGGGGAGGGGGCACTCATTCAGGAGGCGGAAATACTCACTTGGCAGGCGGGGATGGCCATTCAGGGGGCGGGGGAACCAACTCCAAGGGGTGGGCGTCAGCGGGAGGAGGCAGTGTGTCGGGAGGAGCAGGGGGATCAGCTGGAGGGGCTTCAGGTGGGagcatgggaggaggaggagggtggcagACAGGGGCCGTGACAGGAAGCAAAGGAACCACAGGGGGCCACGGGGGCGTCacagcagggggaggaggatggcagGCAGGGGGAGGGTCAGGAAGCAAAGGTGTCACTGGGGGTCAGGTGGGAGTGACAGCAGGGGGAGGGGGCTGGCAGGCAGGGGGAGTGACAGGAAGCAAAGGTGTGACGGGGGGCGTCGTGGCGGTGACAGTGAGGCCATGCTCTGGGGGAGGGAGGTGCCCAGGGGAGTATGAATACAACACTGAGGCGCAGGGAGAGGATGGCGACCCGTGGGTAACACCGTGGCAAGAAGGGGACCAGAACACCATTCCTGCGTCCACGACAGTCCCCTATGGCATCAATTTAAACGGCTACACCATCATAGGTGGAAGGGGATCCAAGCCCTTCTCCCTGCCATacctcctcccgcggcccccTCTATCGTTCAGTGGAGGACGCGGTACAGGGCAGCAAGGGATAGGGGGAGACTCAGGGGTGCAGAGTAAGTTGCCAGGGGGTTGGTTGCAGACTACAGGGCCGGATgctgggaggaagaaaggagggggaagtggaggaCAAGGAACAGGGGGGCAGGGGATTAGTGCTGGATGGCAGGGAACTGGGGGAAGGGGACAGGGCGCTTGGGTAGGGGTAACTACAGCGGCAGGATGGCAGGGgactgggggagggggaggtacaGGGGCAGGGAAAGGTACAGGAGCAGGACAAGGCACAGGGGGATGGCAGGTCACGGGGGGAGGGCAAGGTACAGGGGGATGGCAGGGCACGGGGGCAGGGCAAGGTACAGGAGGATGGCAGGGCACGGGGGGAGGGCAAGGTACAGGGGGATGGCAGGGCACGGGGGGAGGGCAAGGTACAGGAGGATGGCAGGGCACGGGGGGAGGGCACCTACCGGGATGTGAGGGATGGGTAGGGGTGCAGGGTGCAGGGGGAGCAGGGCAGGGGGGTGAGGGAACCAGAGTC GGTCTACTGGAAGTTATAGAAGTTAGAGTGTTCTCAAGTTCAGTGACaagttga
- the LOC135110468 gene encoding ctenidin-1-like, protein MTVLPVALGVSLLLASCSAGTIYGGHGGGGHIGGVSTRVVVSGGHGGGGGGGGYGGGGFGGGFIGGGGGGGYGGGFGGGFGGGFGGGFGGGYGGGYGGGYGGGGLGGGRIGGVTRVVHVSGGYGGGGIGGGFIGGHGGGGGGGGGYYGYGK, encoded by the exons ATG aCAGTCCTCCCAGTCGCCCTCGGCGTCAGCCTCCTGCTGGCCTCCTGCAGCGCCGGCACCATCTACGGCGGCCACGGCGGCGGCGGACATATCGGCGGAGTCTCCACCAGGGTGGTTGTGTCTGGCGGAcacggaggcggcggcggcggcggcggctacgGTGGTGGCGGATTCGGTGGTGGATTCattggcggcggtggcggcggcggctacGGTGGTGGATTCGGTGGTGGATTCGGCGGCGGATTCGGCGGCGGATTCGGCGGCGGCTATGGCGGCGGCTATGGCGGCGGCTATGGCGGCGGCGGTCTTGGTGGAGGACGCATTGGTGGAGTCACGAGGGTGGTTCACGTCTCTGGAGGctacggcggcggcggcattgGCGGTGGCTTCATCGGCGgccacggcggcggcggcggaggaggaggaggatattacGGCTACGGCAAATAA
- the LOC135110469 gene encoding uncharacterized protein LOC135110469, with the protein MTVLPVALGVSLLLASCSAGIIYGGHGGGGHVGGVSTRVVVSGGHGGGGGGGGGGYGGGGFGGGGFGGGFIGGGGGGGYGGGFGGGFGGGLGGGFGGGYGGGYGGGGLGGGRIGGVTRVVHVSGGYGGGGIGGGFIGGHGGGGGGGGGGGGYYGYGK; encoded by the exons ATG aCAGTCCTCCCAGTCGCCCTCGGCGTCAGCCTCCTGCTGGCCTCCTGCAGCGCCGGCATCATCTACGGCGGGCACGGCGGCGGCGGACATGTCGGCGGAGTCTCCACCAGGGTGGTTGTGTCTGGCGGAcacggaggcggcggcggcggcggcggcggcggctacgGTGGTGGCGGATTCGGTGGTGGCGGATTCGGTGGTGGATTCattggcggcggtggcggcggcggctacGGAGGTGGATTCGGTGGTGGATTCGGTGGTGGACTCGGCGGCGGATTCGGCGGCGGCTATGGCGGCGGCTATGGCGGCGGCGGTCTTGGTGGAGGACGCATTGGTGGAGTCACGAGGGTGGTTCACGTCTCTGGAGGctacggcggcggcggcattgGCGGTGGCTTCATCGGCGgccacggcggcggcggcggcggtggcggcggcggaggaggataTTACGGCTACGGCAAATAA